The Pan troglodytes isolate AG18354 chromosome 6, NHGRI_mPanTro3-v2.0_pri, whole genome shotgun sequence genomic sequence aaaatgtagaataaaaGGGAAGGTTATGGGAGGGTGGGACGTCTAATGTAAACCCAGCCCAGTGATTACATTAGCTGGGCGCTGATTAGGTTAGGATGCTGCCCAGGTATAAAGCCAGGATCTTCGGGACCTGGCTTCATTTGGAGTTCAGCTACCAAAAGGAAACCTTCCTCTGGGTCCTGGAGTATTTGGCCTGAAATTGGGAATTTGGGAATTGCTGCTCTAGAGCGCTCCCTGCGGAGCTCGGCCGCCCGCCTCTCCCCCAGGTCTCTCCCGGCGTCCCCACGCGGGGCGCAACCGCGAGAGAGGAACGCAGGTCGCCCCGCCAGCGCCCAGTGCAGCGCCAGTTTCTGGGCCCGGGCTGCTCTCGGAGCCATGAGCTGCGGCCGCCCGCATCCCGACGTGGATGGCATGATCACCCTCAAGGTGGACAACCTGACCTACCGCACCTCTCCCGACAGCTTGAGGCGCGTGTTCGAGAAGTACGGGCGCGTGGGCGACGTGTACATCCCGCGGGAGCCCCACACCAAGGCGCCCCGGGGCTTCGCCTTCGTCCGGTTTCACGACCGGAGCGACGCGCAAGACGCCGAGGCCGCCATGGACGGGGCGGTGCTGGACGGACGCGAGCTGCGGGTGCAGATGGCGCGCTATGGCCGCCGGGACCTGCCTCGCAGCAGCCAGGAAGAGCCAAGCGGCAGGTCCTGGGGCGGCCGCTACGGACGGCGGAGCCGCAGCCCCAGGGGGCGACACCGCAGCCAATCccggggtcccagctactctaagTCCCGCAGCAGATCTCACTATGGGGGGTCTGGCTATAGCCCGTCTCCCTACAGGAGATCTCGGTACAGCCGATCTCCCTACAGACGATCTCATTACAGGGGATCTCGCTACGGCCGATCTCCCTACAGTGGATCTTACAGCTGGCATCACTACAGCCGATCTCCCTACAGGGAATCTCACTACAGGGAATCTCGCTACAG encodes the following:
- the LOC463398 gene encoding serine/arginine-rich splicing factor 8-like, which encodes MSCGRPHPDVDGMITLKVDNLTYRTSPDSLRRVFEKYGRVGDVYIPREPHTKAPRGFAFVRFHDRSDAQDAEAAMDGAVLDGRELRVQMARYGRRDLPRSSQEEPSGRSWGGRYGRRSRSPRGRHRSQSRGPSYSKSRSRSHYGGSGYSPSPYRRSRYSRSPYRRSHYRGSRYGRSPYSGSYSWHHYSRSPYRESHYRESRYRRSPYIRSSRNRSPYRRSHSKSGSRSRSPSTSKSSSPRRSKSSSVSRSGSLSRSRSTSGSPPPTSKRESKSRSRSKSPPKSPEGEKGQVPS